The proteins below are encoded in one region of Lactuca sativa cultivar Salinas chromosome 3, Lsat_Salinas_v11, whole genome shotgun sequence:
- the LOC111920336 gene encoding MDIS1-interacting receptor like kinase 2, whose translation MNASIHGNPGLCGNVTGVKLCASQIIKKKNYLFHHKLFLVIMPPLIGAVLFGFFMCGLIAYRKQKKNSPQKPLEEESGDYFSITSFDGKVVYDDILKATNDFDEAYCIGIRGYGTVYKAELQPNNLVAVKKLHSSFENVDHNGSLNEIRALTNIRHRNIVKLYGYCSHARHSFFIYEYLEKGSLGSILRSDVLAKELDWLKRVNIVKGIANGLAYMHHDCSPPIIHRDISIANILLDSDYEAQISDFGTSKLLKLDSSNWTAIAGTYGYIAPELAYTMVATEKYDVYSFGIVALEVIMGKHPGELPTLSADYLVLANVRDSRIPLPSQQVEKQVNLVLNLSRACLNSNPQERPTMRQVSNLLMKA comes from the exons ATGAATGCATCCATACATGGTAATCCAGGTTTGTGTGGAAATGTTACCGGAGTGAAACTTTGTGCAAGTCAAATTATCAAGAAGAAAAACTATCTGTTTCATCATAAGCTCTTCCTTGTAATTATGCCCCCTCTTATCGGGGCAGTTTTATTTGGTTTTTTCATGTGTGGGCTCATTGCTTATCGAAAACAAAAGAAAAACTCTCCACAGAAACCATTAGAAGAAGAAAGTGGTGATTATTTCTCCATTACAAGTTTTGATGGAAAAGTAGTGTACGATGATATCTTGAAGGCAACAAATGATTTCGATGAAGCATACTGTATCGGGATCAGAGGATATGGGACTGTTTACAAAGCCGAGCTACAACCTAACAATTTGGTAGCTGTCAAGAAACTTCACTCATCATTTGAAAATGTTGATCATAATGGGTCCCTTAATGAGATACGAGCATTAACCAACATAAGACATCGAAACATAGTGAAACTTTATGGATATTGCTCACATGCCCGCCACTCATTTTTTATTTATGAATACCTTGAAAAGGGAAGCCTTGGATCAATCTTAAGAAGCGATGTCTTAGCAaaagaattggattggttgaaaaGGGTCAATATTGTAAAGGGTATAGCTAATGGTTTGGCTTATATGCATCATGACTGCTCACCTCCTATAATTCATAGAGACATTTCCATTGCCAACATCCTTCTTGATTCTGATTATGAGGCACAAATTTCTGATTTTGGCACATCCAAGCTTTTAAAGCTAGACTCATCCAATTGGACTGCAATTGCTGGGACCTATGGTTATATCGCACCAG AGCTTGCTTATACGATGGTGGCAACCGAGAAATATGATGTGTATAGCTTTGGGATTGTTGCATTAGAAGTGATCATGGGAAAGCATCCTGGTGAACTACCAACATTGTCTGCTGATTATCTGGTGTTAGCAAATGTTAGAGATAGTCGGATTCCACTTCCTTCACAACAAGTTGAAAAACAGGTTAATTTGGTACTGAATCTCTCGAGAGCatgtttgaactcaaatccaCAAGAAAGGCCAACAATGCGCCAAGTTTCAAATTTGTTGATGAAGGCTTGA
- the LOC111920294 gene encoding probable leucine-rich repeat receptor-like protein kinase At1g35710 produces the protein MEKKIISSSNFLFFSLVLLINTLSFIPNFTSASLEEANALLKWKSSLEIPNNSLLSSWLPLPINSNASFPCTSWFGVACNADGSIQRLNLTSSSLKGTLHQFSFSLLQNVTHFDLNVNNFFVTIPPEIRLLSKLVYLDFSANKFSGVIPPEIGNLRQLTILYLFSNNISGPIPSSLGDLTSLNFLYLHYNQLSGPIPIQLENLKSLIDLGVSYNQLNSSIPSSLANMSNLQYLYLVANKLSGPIPIELGNLKSLTNLLLSQNQLSGSIPSSLGDLTSLNVLHLSNNQLSGHIPIEIGNLKSLIDLQVSYNQLSGSIPSSLGNLSNLQILYLHNNEFSGPIPTELGNLKSLTKLAVSENQLSGSIPSSLANLSNLQSLFLRHNQLSGLIPQGLGSLYLVVLEIDENQLSGHLPEGLCDRGKLQSLTVDGNQLTGPIPRGLRNCTSLIRARFDHNQFSGDISNSFGVYPNLNYLDISHNNFHGKISEKWSKCKNLRSLVMAYNNITGGIPPQFGNSTQLQRLDLSFNDLTGEIPKEFGKMNSMLKLSLADNHLLGIIPLEIGSCELLEVLDLSTNRLNGSIPKSISQWEHIHYLNLSNNMLSEKIPSEIG, from the coding sequence ATGGAAAAGAAAATAATATCTTCTTCAAACTTCTTATTTTTCTCTCTAGTTCTACTAATCAACACACTCTCCTTCATACCAAATTTCACTTCTGCTTCTTTGGAGGAAGCCAATGCTCTTCTTAAATGGAAATCAAGCCTTGAAATCCCAAACAACTCCTTACTCTCTTCATGGCTTCCCCTCCCTATAAATTCCAATGCATCATTTCCATGCACTTCTTGGTTTGGAGTAGCTTGCAATGCTGATGGGAGCATTCAGAGGCTAAACCTCACTTCATCTAGCTTAAAGGGTACGCTTCATCAATTTTCATTCTCTTTGCTACAAAATGTTACACATTTTGATCTCAATGTAAACAACTTCTTTGTCACTATCCCACCAGAAATCCGACTCCTGTCCAAACTTGTCTATCTTGATTTTTCGGCAAATAAATTTTCTGGAGTAATCCCACCTGAAATAGGAAACCTTCGCCAGCTAACCATCTTGTACCTATTCTCAAACAATATATCTGGCCCAATTCCTTCATCATTGGGTGATCTTACATCTTTGAATTTCCTTTATTTGCACTACAATCAACTCTCTGGTCCCATTCCTATTCAACTTGAGAACTTAAAATCTCTCATTGATCTTGGTGTGAGCTACAATCAACTTAATAGTTCTATTCCTTCATCACTAGCAAACATGAGCAACTTACAGTATCTCTACCTAGTCGCGAACAAATTATCTGGCCCCATTCCTATTGAACTTGGGAATTTGAAGTCTCTCACTAATCTTCTATTGAGCCAAAATCAGCTTAGTGGTTCTATTCCTTCATCATTGGGTGATTTGACATCTTTGAATGTTCTTCATTTGAGCAATAATCAACTCTCTGGCCACATTCCTATTGAAATCGGGAATTTGAAGTCTCTCATTGATCTTCAAGTGAGCTACAATCAACTTAGTGGCTCTATTCCTTCATCACTAGGAAACCTGAGCAATCTACAGATTTTATACCTCCATAACAATGAATTTTCTGGTCCAATTCCTACTGAACTTGGGAATTTGAAGTCTCTCACTAAGCTTGCGGTGAGCGAAAATCAGCTTAGTGGTTCTATTCCTTCATCACTAGCAAACTTGAGCAACCTACAGAGTCTATTCCTACGCCACAATCAATTATCTGGTTTGATTCCACAAGGATTGGGAAGTCTATACTTGGTTGTGCTAGAAATAGATGAAAATCAATTGTCTGGCCATTTGCCTGAAGGTTTGTGTGATAGGGGAAAGCTTCAAAGTTTAACGGTAGACGGTAATCAACTCACTGGTCCTATTCCAAGGGGCTTAAGAAATTGTACTAGCTTAATAAGAGCTCGTTTCGATCATAATCAATTCAGTGGAGATATATCAAATAGCTTTGGGGTATATCCTAACTTAAATTACCTTGATATCAGTCACAATAATTTTCATGGTAAGATTTCTGAAAAATGGAGTAAATGCAAGAATTTAAGAAGCTTAGTGATGGCCTATAACAACATCACTGGTGGCATACCACCACAGTTTGGAAATTCAACTCAACTACAAAGGCTGGATctttcttttaatgatttgactGGTGAGATCCCAAAGGAGTTTGGGAAGATGAATAGTATGTTGAAATTGTCCTTGGCTGATAACCACCTTTTAGGCATTATACCTCTAGAGATTGGATCTTGTGAACTCCTTGAAGTACTCGATCTATCCACAAATAGATTGAATGGGTCAATACCAAAAAGTATTAGTCAATGGGAACATATCCACTACTTGAATCTTAGTAATAACATGCTGAGTGAGAAAATTCCATCGGAGATTGGTTAG